Proteins from one Rhizoctonia solani chromosome 5, complete sequence genomic window:
- a CDS encoding glycoside hydrolase family 61 protein: protein MPTRALPDILIYDTVSVTRVQSSIRSWALGHTPLMFDRVIFFGGFVGAKQFFSVIFLYLASSSLGHLYYSIPPTAARRVPVPSPEHRKNLAHLRKERGYTVPFATSIVRYKLLDYYSGNIPYYVSAARYNLFLSLLFIPPPAQPIIQRTVLSMTSSPSLRPLGGSECDSERDSNRLVSLLSTRSLPAYTPTMKPQVIATTLALFSAQAAAHTIFQELYVNGVSAGHLKGIRHPTFNGPITDVTSNDVICNGGVNPLVTPFDKTIINVPAGATITHEWHHSLKGSEPSNPDDPIGASHLGPVMVYLAKVPDATQESVTGLKWFKIAEDGLDANGVWGVNRLINNGGKASAVIPKCIPSGNYFLRAEIVALHGASTYPGAQFYMGCAQINVTGGGNASPATVSFPGTYSGTDPGITVNIYYPPLTNYVIPGPRPFTCDAGSSPTTPATPNPSTTSRPTSTTAAPTTSAPPTSGTVPKYGQCGGIGWTGATQCVAGSTCKVINEYYYQCT, encoded by the exons ATGCCCACACGTGCGCTACCCGATATCCTTATTTACGACACTGTCAGCGTCACAAGAGTTCAAAGCAGTATTCGTTCCTGGGCATTAGGTCATACGCCCCTCATGTTTGATCGCGTTATTTTCTTCGGAGGATTCGTCGGCGCCAAGCAATT TTTCAGCGTCATATTCCTGTATCTTGCTTCTTCATCCCTAGGCCACCT CTATTATTCAATACCTCCAACGGCAGCTAGACGCGTCCCTGTGCCTTCACCGGAGCACCGCAAAAACCTCGCACATTTGCGGAAGGAACGGGGATACACCGTACCGTTTGCAACCAGTATCGTCAGATACAAGCTTCTCGACTACTATTCTGGCAATATACCCTACTATGTGTCAGCAGCAAGATACAACCTTTTCCTTTCGCTGTTGTTCATACCACCCCCCGCGCAACCGATAATCCAGCGGACCGTCTTGAGTATGACCTCTAGCCCTTCTCTGCGTCCTCTTGGCGGA TCCGAGTGCGATTCCGAAAGAGACAGCAACCGCCTGGTTTCCCTTCTTTCGACTCGATCTTTACCCGCATATACACCGACTATGAAGCCCCAAGTCATCGCTACCACTCTCGCTCTGTTTTCGGCTCAAGCAGCCGCACATACCATCTTCCAG GAACTGTATGTCAATGGGGTTTCTGCTGGACATTTGAAGGGTATTCGTCACCCGACTTTCAACGGCCCGATCACCGATGTGACTAGCAACGATGTGATT TGCAATGGCGGTGTCAACCCACTTGTCACCCCTTTTGACAAGACTATCATTAATGTTCCTGCCGGAGCAACTATTACCCATGAGTGGCACCACAGCCTCAAAGGATCCGAGCCCTCTAATCCCGATGATCCTATTGGTGCTAGCCATTTGGGTCCTGTTATGG TCTACTTGGCCAAAGTTCCCGACGCTACACAAGAGTCCGTTACTGGTCTTAAATGGTTCAAGATTGCCGAGGACGGTTTGGATGCAAACGGAGTGTGGGGTGTGAATCGACTTATCAATAACGGAGGCAAGGCCAGTGCCGTTATCCCTAAATGTATACCCTCTGGAAACTACTTCCTTCGTGCGGAAATCGTTG CTCTTCATGGCGCTTCCACTTACCCTGGCGCTCAATTCTACATGGGCTGTGCTCAAATCAACGTTACTGGAGGGGGAAATGCATCACCTGCTACTGTATCCTTCCCTGGCACCTACTCTGGTACCGACCCAGGTATCACCGTCAAT ATCTAC TATCCTCCACTGACCAATTACGTTATCCCTGGGCCTCGCCCCTTCACCTGTGATGCGGGCTCCTCACCAACGACTCCAGCTACCCCGAACCCTTCTACGACATCCCGACCAACTTCAACGACCGCAGCCCCTACTACTTCCGCCCCTCCCACCAGTGGTACTGTCCCGAAGTATGGTCAGTGCGGCGGAATTGGCTGGACG GGTGCCACACAGTGCGTTGCTGGGTCCACGTGCAAGGTGATCAACGAATATTATTACCAATGCACGTAG
- a CDS encoding Electron transfer flavoprotein domain codes for MRPSAINRLKVLVPVKRCVDYAVKIRVVNNAVDTNVKHSMNPFDEIAVEEAVRLREKMGEKIETITALTIGPTKSQETLRTALAMGADTGIHVEIPESSSPEPLGIAKTIAALIKRDKPDIVIMGKQAIDGDQGMTGQMLAGLLEWPQGTQASKVVIRDGEKEVDVTREIDGGSETVRLALPTIITTDLRLNEPRYASLPNIMKAKKKKIEKVTPESLGVDLAPVLETVGVSEPPKRVGGGKVESVDELVAKLKEAGVV; via the exons ATGAGGCCATCAGCTATTAATCGTCTCAAAGTCCTTGTACCAGTCAAGCG GTGTGTCGATTATGCTGTCAAGATCCGGGTGGTCAACAATGCAGTGGATACCAACGTAAAGCATTCAATG AATCCGTTCGACGAAATTG CTGTTGAAGAGGCCGTCAGGCTTCGGGAGAAGATGGGCGAAAAGATAGAAACTATTACTGCTCTGACTATTGGTCCGACCAAAAGTCAAGAAACCCTGCGTACAGCACTAGCTATGGGTGCTGATACCGGTATTCATGTGGAAATACCCGAGTCAAGTTCACCAGAGCCACTTGGTATCGCAAAAACAATCGCAGCTTTGATCAAACGCGACAAGCCGGATATTGTTATTATGGGTAAGCAGGCTATTGATGGAGACCAAGGCATGACTGGGCAAATGCTTGCCGGACTTCTTGAATGGCCCCAGGGCACTCAAGCGAGTAAAGTGGTGATCAGAGATGGCGAAAAGGAGGTGGATGTGACCAGAGAGATTGACGGCGGTTCGGAAACTGTGCGACTTGCGCTGCCTACTATTATCACCACAGACTTGAG ACTGAATG AGCCTAGATATGCTTCTCTCCCCAATATCATGaaggcaaagaagaaaaagatcGAAAAGGTCACACCAGAATCCCTGGGAGTTGATCTCGCTCCAGTTCTCGAGACTGTCGGCGTATCGGAGCCCCCTAAACGAGTGGGCGGCGGCAAG GTGGAATCTGTGGATGAACTTGTTGCCAAGTTGAAGGAAGCAGGCGTAGTTTAA
- a CDS encoding homeobox KN domain protein — protein MSPQHTQMLQTDAYLALDAATTSIPTNPTYNMYTMNYTDRSEPSSRRDSPSTSGSNTPISFGPRGQSTLFGDKVSLPPINAMFSPSPTDEYDSRRSSLPYHSSRNAIPPGAAQWFTGLNTQLDQRAHSSTPDSPATGSPTFTAGSYSSASTAPTTVKSSPGTSPFSDKLSLPASNSPREWSAPMTIPVPPSTETTVGSAPSTSPTPQSDSPPAATAAPQRRRGKLPKHVTETLRTWLLSHADHPYPTEEEKKMLCNVTSLTLSQVSNWMINARRRILVPASKQQAALNATTGPYIGLARSSAATDLARANRQSMTIPHSMPPTHAIPPPTIDAYSGAYNLPHLSQAGDLHLSSRSAPYPTISMPQRATGGYTYGAPNVPSYYGTGLSGLGYPGAPGLVPSGPGRYYPEHDSTHPYSATTH, from the exons ATGTCTCCTCAGCACACTCAGATGCTCCAAACCGACGCTTATCTTGCCCTCGA CGCTGCTACCACTTCCATCCCTACAAACCCTAC TTACAACATGTACACCATGAACTACACCGACCGCAGCGAGCCCTCTTCCCGCCGTGACTCGCCGTCGACGAGCGGCAGCAACACTCCGATCTCATTTGGGCCCCGCGGCCAGAGCACGCTATTTGGCGACAAGGTCTCTCTGCCTCCCATCAACGCCATGTTCTCTCCCTCGCCCACCGACGAGTACGACTCGCGCCGCAGCTCGCTGCCTTACCACTCGTCTCGCAATGCCATCCCACCTGGTGCTGCCCAGTGGTTCACAGGCCTCAACACACAGCTTGACCAGCGCGCACACTCTTCCACTCCGGATTCCCCCGCAACTGGCTCACCCACATTCACCGCCGGCTCTTACTCGTCGGCCTCCACTGCACCCACCACTGTCAAGTCCAGTCCTGGCACAAGTCCCTTTTCCGACAAGCTCAGTCTGCCTGCCAGCAACAGCCCCCGCGAGTGGTCTGCTCCCATGACCATCCCGGTCCCCCCAAGCACTGAAACCACAGTCGGCTCTGCACCCAGCACCTCGCCCACTCCCCAGAGCGACAGCCCACCAGCAGCAACTGCTGCTCCTCAACGTCGCCGCGGCAAGCTCCCAAAACACGTCACCGAGACGCTCCGTACTTGGCTCCTCAGCCATGCTGATCACCCCTACCCCAccgaggaagaaaagaagaTGCTTTGCAATGTCACCTCTCTCACTCTCAGCCAAGTCTCCAATTGGATGATTAAC GCTCGTCGTCGAATTCTTGTCCCTGCTTCCAAGCAACAGGCTGCACTGAATGCCACCACTGGCCCTTATATTGGTCTCGCCCGATCCTCTGCTGCTACCGATCTCGCACGCGCCAACCGCCAGTCGATGACCATTCCTCACTCCATGCCTCCCACACATGCCATCCCACCCCCAACAATCGATGCTTATTCTGGCGCATACAACCTTCCCCATCTCTCCCAGGCCGGCGATCTCCACCTCTCTTCTCGCTCTGCCCCTTATCCCACCATTTCCATGCCCCAAAGAGCGACGGGCGGGTACACCTATGGTGCACCCAATGTACCCAGCTACTACGGTACCGGTCTCAGTGGTCTCGGCTATCCAGGTGCCCCGGGCCTCGTACCATCAGGTCCAGGCCGATACTATCCCGAGCACGACTCGACACATCCTTATTCGGCTACCACCCACTAG
- a CDS encoding Septation initiation network scaffold protein cdc11 — MEGMMAMALSDRVEVSQAQNLDVTQVHGSVRVALAPPPNASSSSVGEVNTRITSGRRKRKKKLSLQPGTSSSSSEPRSPPTVGTFLVIYKSRLKLPPLKEVGSQKLLYTTGIGTNPPPIPQATTTLGPNPTPTIHRFSYSYHNYHRPTASSSSPSTSHQPPLPSTPLLEIRHQVLMPPQSLSSAFAPSPSAGRGPLGTFRLPHHHAPLRPSRSESHLVKPYESFEAEESSQSSASVSRDILADMSNIQHEERPFGSDPETSHSGKIPNIIEEDDERLTNGLSFSGNDSGSKRRKDIDEADSILDPTLSDFEGQLEQESERAQIPTRQGPAGEYRLEALVPRELEYGRASIARGLPDPVAGFIIRLPRDQLSALVDSIAVGSVGSSPSFQQVNTMEFRGDDPHALSTPSDAVRYAKKIKLTPPEDFSDWDGERSGEEQADGEATDNDAEGYHSSSRIDSYADATGLSMQATRGAHSFDDESVSPIQQGTELEDGEGEGDMDMDMDEEVQSSSGSATNDYRRRGADLMAQLREEFSDDEEGSMREGSIMTRDGSTSGGSPIIKGFNSLQPHRPNQQALSPSDLVVNRDPLSSFGRRTPLQNSRNQDPVPQLSSLMLTVELNDKAGSVKSGPRPFLGKLSTVDELSHSVIRDADLVEPPKMPLLKQARNHPALANTYRSRERPASPTRYDMNRFVSSSSTADTKTSTARSADSYVKHPGPPIPGVRQIVPSDLPAEALPERVGRMVYDRAAMRWRQEVDENVSESEDPFRDFDSFASTVEEQEREGQGLRPMEEVDEHEVDIEQDSTSDSNVTLNDPAKALNGQKAPQSTITYDSDVSTELNVVDVSPTASPTNLDGDDLKLYEPSPKSAPVDLDHHDNDHGHEPETCEHEPTNIEIPTARPVGPLRPALKSAVSTPAASAGSSRRSTPDFTPMQNAQSRRSVSFSDGRIELTSLTLTTPESEAAPSSRMQRIGNLLDALEDDSMLANLSIAPGKQPPGESDEDEDTTEQFDTGRGDPDVDPDVSRNPRSFARTYSFGTSDRTGGQKNPTFLTECSFGVAHDRLVELITDVHPYQPYWEPLSEIDLSKKGIESLARLKEFLPNLDRLNVHGNELAYLSGIPSCLRDLNAAQNQLTSMTSYSHLANLEVLDISNNQIDSVAQLRCLRHLRELSAAGNTISSLSGIDQTTSLVKVNLKGNCLKSVSLEDCSWPHIDSIDFSNNGMKTIAGLSSVPTLVTLNLDHNALAELHVNTPLPRLRNLRLSDNKLAELDCSSFVNLRTLYVDNNKLGALRHVEKARRLENLSLRNQSGRGLHLCMSHIRDVKRLYLSGNPLDPGFLEVPCYNLVYLELAACRLSSLPPICGLMRLRKLTVIGSRLKATKPLLRSLQSMKELEMLDFRMNPFSLGWYLPLLVRDVPGALQPSETNGKNTPWSDLDVKFRRDLPDELYIGRLAYRGLVMRVCPQVRIMDGIEITQPERTKAQKLLLGIEQSHKASMNPPPPQD; from the exons ATGGAGGGGATGATGGCAATGGCTCTCAGCGATCGCGTCGAAGTATCGCAAGctcaaaatctggacgttaCTCAAGTCCATGGTTCGGTGCGAGTGGCGCTCGCACCGCCACCCAATGCTAGTTCGAGTTCAGTAGGAGAGGTCAATACGAGGATTACTTCAGGGAGACGAAAACGCAAGAAGAAGCTTTCTCTACAACCTGGAACATCCTCGAGTTCGAGCGAGCCCAGAAGTCCACCCACTGTCGGAACTTTCTTGGTAATATACAAGAGCCGCTTAAA GCTGCCCCCGCTGAAAGAAGTCGGCAGCCAAAAACTTCTTTACACCACTGGCATTGGAACGAAT CCCCCTCCGATACCTCAAGCAACAACAACACTCGGCCCCAACCCAACCCCAACAATCCACCGTTTCTCCTATTCGTATCATAACTACCACCGACCCACGGCATCAAGCTCCAGTCCTTCTACCTCCCACCAGCCGCCCCTTCCAAGCACCCCTCTCCTGGAAATACGACACCAAGTCCTCATGCCACCCCAATCGTTG TCATCTGCTTTCGCCCCATCTCCGTCGGCTGGACGTGGCCCCTTGGGCACTTTTCGCCTACCTCATCATCATGCCCCGCTTAGGCCTAGCCGGTCAGAAAGCCATTTGGTTAAGCCATACGAATCTTTCGAGGCGGAGGAATCGTCCCAGTCGAGTGCAAGCGTTTCGAGGGATATACTGGCTGACATGTCCAACATTCAACACGAAGAAAGGCCCTTCGGTTCCGATCCGGAAACTAGTCACTCTGGCAAAATACCCAACATCATCGAAGAAGACGATGAGCGACTGACCAACGGTTTGAGTTTCAGTGGTAATGACAGTGGTAGCAAGAGGCGCAAGGATATAGATGAAGCCGACTCGATCCTAGATCCTACTTTATCGGACTTCGAGGGACAACTCGAGCAAGAGTCCGAGAGGGCTCAAATACCAACACGGCAGGGCCCCGCAGGCGA GTACCGACTCGAGGCCCTCGTCCCGCGCGAGCTCGAATATGGACGAGCCTCCATTGCGAGAGGGCTACCGGACCCCGTCGCCGG TTTCATTATACGTTTACCTCGTGATCAGCTGAGTGCGTTAGTGGATTCAATAGCTGTTGGAAGTGTAGGAAGTTCGCCAAGCTTCCAG CAGGTCAATACCATGGAATTTAGAGGAGATGACCCGCATGCACTGAGCACGCCGAGTGATGCTGTACGATATGCAAAAAAGATCAAGCTCACACCTCCAGAAGATTTCTCAGATTGGGATGGAGAACGGTCGGGAGAAGAGCAGGCAGATGGAGAGGCAACCGACAATGATGCTGAGGGTTATCACTCGTCCTCAAGGATAGACAGCTACGCCGACGCTACAGGACTTTCGATGCAAGCAACGAGAGGTGCTCATAGTTTTGATGACGAGTCTG TTTCGCCTATTCAACAGGGCACTGAACTGGAGGATGGCGAAGGTGAAGGCGATATGGACATGGATATGGATGAGGAGGTCCAGTCATCGTCCGGCTCAGCCACCAACGATTACAGGAGACGTGGAGCGGACTTGATGGCACAACTACGGGAGGAATTCTCGGACGATGAAGAGGGAAGCATGAGGGAGGGAAGCATAATGACTCGAGACGGGAGTACGAGTGGGGGAAGTCCCATTATCAAGGGGTTCAACTCACTCCAGCCTCATCGACCGAATCAACAGGCCCTGTCCCCTTCCGATCTGGTCGTCAATCGAGACCCACTATCGTCATTTGGCCGCCGAACCCCATTACAGAACAGCCGAAACCAGGACCCTGTTCCACAACTCTCGTCGTTAATGCTCACCGTAGAGTTGAATGATAAGGCAGGGTCCGTCAAGTCTGGTCCACGCCCATTCTTAGGGAAGCTGAGCACCGTCGATGAACTTTCGCATAGCGTTATACGAGACGCCGATTTGGTCGAACCTCCCAAGATGCCATTGTTGAAGCAAGCCCGGAACCACCCCGCGCTCGCGAACACCTACAGGTCGCGGGAG CGTCCGGCATCACCTACCCGCTACGACATGAATCGATTCGTGTCCTCGTCCTCAACAGCTGATACCAAAACTAGCACGGCTCGTTCGGCTGACTCTTACGTCAAGCACCCTGGGCCACCAATTCCAGGCGTACGCCAGATTGTCCCATCCGATTTACCCGCTGAGGCTTTGCCCGAACGGGTTGGGCGGATGGTGTACGATCGGGCGGCGATGCGTTGGAGGCAAGAAGTAGATGAAAACGTGAGCGAGAGTGAGGATCCATTTAGGGACTTTGACAGCTTTGCCTCGACTGTTGAAGAACAAGAACGCGAGGGGCAGGGGCTTCGCCCAATGGAAGAAGTTGACGAGCACGAAGTAGATATAGAACAGGACTCAACATCTGACTCGAATGTCACGTTGAATGACCCCGCCAAGGCATTGAATGGACAAAAAGCTCCCCAGTCAACTATAACCTATGACAGCGACGTTAGCACTGAGCTTAATGTTGTTGATGTTTCTCCCACGGCGTCCCCCACGAACTTGGATGGCGATGACCTGAAGCTGTACGAGCCATCGCCCAAATCAGCTCCTGTGGATCTCGACCACCATGACAATGACCATGGCCATGAACCAGAAACTTGCGAGCATGAACCCACGAACATCGAGATCCCAACTGCTCGTCCGGTTGGGCCGCTTCGACCCGCTCTGAAAAGCGCGGTATCTACGCCCGCTGCGTCCGCCGGTTCCAGCCGGCGCAGTACTCCTGACTTTACCCCAATGCAGAATGCGCAGAGCCGACGCTCTGTGAGCTTCTCTGACGGCCGAAT CGAGCTCACGTCGCTTACGCTCACTACCCCAGAGAGCGAGGCTGCGCCTTCATCGAGGATGCAACGCATAGGAAACTTACTGGATGCTTTGGAAGATGACAGCATGTTGGCGAATCTATCTATTGCACCCGGCAAGCAGCCGCCTGGGGAATCAGATGAGGACGAAGACACGACTGAACAGTTCGACACGGGACGGGGTGATCCGGACGTGGACCCGGACGTGTCACGCAACCCCCGCTCGTTCGCTCGGACTTACTCTTTCGGCACCTCGGACCGTACCGGCGGCCAGAAGAACCCGACCTTCTTGACCGAGTGCTCGTTCGGAGTAGCGCACGACCGATTAGTGGAACTAATTACTGATGTGCACCCGTATCAGCCCTACTGGGAGCCGTTGAGCGAGATTGATCTGTCGAAGAAGGGGATCGAGAGCTTGGCTAGGCTCAAAGAGTTTCTGCCCAATTTGGACCGTCTAAATGT GCACGGCAATGAACTTGCATACCTAAGCGGGATCCCAAGTTGTCTTCGGGATCTTAATGCGGCACAGAACCA ACTAACTAGCATGACCTCATATAGCCATCTCGCAAATCTCGAAGTGCTTGACATCAGTAACAATCAGATTGACTCTGTGGCAC AACTCAGGTGTCTCCGGCACCTTCGGGAGCTGTCGGCTGCAGGGAATACCATCAGCAGTTTGAGTGGCATTGATCAGACGACGTCATTGGTGAAGGTCAACCTGAAGGGCAACTGTCTCAAATCGGTGTCACTCGAGGACTGCAGCTG GCCACATATCGATAGCATAGACTTCAGCAACAACGGCATGAAAACCATTGCCGGATTGTCAAGCGTGCCGACATTAGTAACCCTGAACCTAG ATCACAATGCACTGGCTGAACTCCACGTCAACACCCCCCTCCCTCGACTCCGTAATCTCCGTCTCAGCGATAATAAGCTAGCAGAGCTCGATTGTTCATCCTTTGTCAACTTGCGCACGCTCTATGTGGATAATAATAAACTCGGCGCCTTACGTCATGTTGAGAAGGCGCGCCGGCTTGAAAACCTGAGCCTGCGAAATCAGAGCGGGCGCGGACT CCACTTGTGTATGTCCCACATCAGGGACGTCAAGAGACTCTACCTCTCAG GCAACCCTCTCGATCCTGGATTCTTAGAAGTCCCGTGCTATAACCTAGTTTATCTCGAACTTGCCGCCTGCCGATTGTCCTCGCTACCCCCGATCT GTGGTTTGATGCGGCTGCGCAAACTTACGGTCATTGGATCCCGTTTGAAAGCTACCAAGCCTTTACTTCGCTCGTTGCAAAGCATGAAGGAATTAGAAATGCTCGATTTCAG GATGAACCCCTTTTCCCTCGGGTGGTATCTCCCGTTGCTCGTTCGAGATGTCCCCGGAGCACTCCAACCCTCCGAAACTAACGGGAAGAATACACCGTGGTCCGACTTGGATGTAAAGTTTCGACGGGACTTACCGGACGAATTGTATATTGGGAGATTAGCTTACCGTGGCTTGGTAATGCGTGTTTGCCCTCAGGTTCGCATCATGGATGGTATCGAAATTACTCAGCCCGAACGAACTAAAGCGCAAAAACTACTTCTGGGCATTGAGCAGTCTCACAAGGCCAGCATGAACCCACCCCCACCCCAGGATTGA